The Pseudomonas marginalis genomic interval CACCGCTTCGATGCGACGAATATCCTCATCCAGCGGTACCGCCCCAATCTTCATTTTGACGACGTCGTAGCCACGATCCAGATAGCTCTGCATTTCCGCTTTGAGCTTGGTCTGGTCTTTACCTGGGTAGTAATACCCACCGGCTGCGTAGACCCAGACCTTGTCATCTGCCACGCCGTTACGGTAGCGGTCAGCCAGCAGGCGATACAGAGGTTTGCCCTCAATCTTGGCGACGGCATCCCATACAGCCATGTCGATGGTGCCAACCGCGACCGAGCGCTCGCCGTGGCCGCCTGGCTTTTCGTTGGTCATCAGGGTTTTCCAGATGGCGAACGGATCCAGGTTGTTGTTTTCATGGTCGACGAGCGTGTCAGGATCAGCTTCCGTGATACGCGCCAGGAAACGATCCCGCATCAGAGCGCCTTGGCCATAGCGGCCATTGGAGTTGAAACCGTAGCCGATGACGGGTTTGCCATCGCGAATCACATCGGTGATGACCGCGACGACCGAGCAGGTCATCTTGGAAAAATCGATATAGGCATTGGCAATTGGGGAGGCAATGGAAACTGTTTTTTCACGGATGTCTACGATACGCATGACGGGCTCCTCTTGTTGTTTGTGGCCCCACGTTATGCTTTGCGATGTCACCCGCCCAATGCTATTAATGCCGGACCCTATGCACAGGAGGCATGGCCCCTTGGAACTCGTTTGGCTTGAAGATCTTTCAGCGCTTGCGGAGTACGGCAGCTTTGTCCGTGCCGCTGAGGCACGCCATGTTACTCAGCCAGCCTTCAGTCGAAGAGTACGCTCACTGGAGAATTGGATGGGCGTCGAGTTGTTTGTGCGCACACCACAAGGCGCAACCCTTACCGAGGCCGGAAGGCAAATTTTGCCCAGTGCTCAGGAAGCGGCCCGACACTTGTACAGGATGCGCAACGAGGCTCAAGAGGTAGCAGGAATCGCCGCCAAGTCGTTGCAATTCGCGGCAACTCATTCGCTGTCGTTTACGTTTTTTCCCAAGTGGCTTCGAAGCTCAGAAAACGGTGCCCCCATTGAGGCAGTGAAACTGCACTCGGACAGCATGGCCGTCTGTGAGCAGATGCTGATACATGGTCAGGTTCAGTTCCTGCTCTGCCACCGCCATCCCGACGTTCCGCCTTTACTGGCGCCTGATCAGTTCACCAGCAAGAAGGTGGGGGAGGACGTCCTCGTTCCGCTTGCGAGTGCTTCCACTCACTTCGGCACCTCACCCGCGGCATTGCCATACCTCGCATACACCCATGAGTCTGGACTGGGACGTATCGTCGCCCACAGGTTGCGTGGCAAGGAAGATTACCTTCACCTCAAGCCGCTTTTCAGCAGCCACCTTGCAGCGGTACTCATGTCCATGGCCCTGGAAAGCAAAGGTGTGGCGTGGCTGCCCAAGAGCCTTACCGAGCAGGAAGTTCTTGATGGGCGCTTAGTCAGAGCGCTCGACGAAAGCTGGGACATACCTCTGGAAATTCATCTGACCCGCCCGAAAGCAATCCTCAGTCAATCTGCTGAAGAGTTTTGGAGCCGGGCGGGTAGTGACCCCCAAGCTCCCACATGACGAGCGCTCAGTTACGCGCAATGCCCAAGCGGGTCTTTATCTTCACGTCGGATGACTGAGCGACGGAGGTTTTCTGGTTCCCGCGGCAGAGTTTAACCAGAGCAGCATTGCGGCGAGAGAGGCGGCGACTATCAGCGTAAGCCACATGATGACCAGCAGGGTGAAGGTGACACTGTTGTTTAACTCACGAAAAATGCCGAAGGCAAAAGCCGTGTACCAAGACACCCCCGAAACTGCACCGGAGGCGAGAAACAAGGCCGCTCTTTTGCGGGATACGCCAAAGAGCAGGGGGCGACTCAGGTCGCGTAGGGCTTCTGGCAGCACAAGCGCGTGGATGATTATTCCGTTGATGGTCAGGACGATCACCACAATGACTTTCGCCCAGAGTTTGGGGTTTTCAAACTTTTCCGGCGACTCCATCGCGTAAAGGGCAAGGAAACCAAGGCCTGAAAGCCACAGGAGGCAGAGTCCAATAGTGACCGCGTCGCTGATGAAGTGAAAGGTGCGTCCGATTTCAACCGGGAGGCTGCCCCGGCGCATCCAACGCAGGATCCAGAGGTCCAGCATCGTCGCCCCACCGAGACCGAAGCACATGCCGAGCAGGTGTATACCTATAAGGAGTGTCAGCACCTTTAGCTGTGGGAGTGGAGCCGGCAATGTAACGCTCAGCGCGAGTGTGTCGGCGAGTAAGTAGCCACTGCCGGACAGCGCAAGCAGGCCGCCTAAAATCATGAAAGACGTGCGTATCTTCATTTATTACGGCCTTGGACGAGTGTTTTTAGTTGGACGCGTGCGCAGTTTGTTTACTGGAACAGGCGGATCAAGCGGCTGCTATCTGCAGCGTTGCTGCAACCAGGAAGATACGTTTCGGGTTAAATGAGGCCAGCGACGCTAGCGTCACATCAGTAGGTTGCACGGGCGTAGACCCTGCTCAGGAAGGGACCGGTGCTTGGGCATCGATCAGGTTCCGGCTCTTGAGCTCCTCCCAAAAGGCTGCCGGGATACCGACCTTCATCGCCTGCACATTGGAAACGATCTGCCCCGGCGTGCGGGCACCCGGAATGATCGCTGACACTTGCGGATGTGCTGCCGCGAACTGCAGGGCGGCAGTATGAATGTCGATGCCATGTCGTTTGGCAACCGCCATGATTCGCGCGCGCTTTTCCACCGCTCCGGCAGGCAGATCCAGACTGAAGTTGTATCGGCTGCGTCCTCCCAGAAATCCATCGTTCAGTGGTGTTCCAACCACAACGCTGGTGCCCTTCCTGCTCAACGCCGGAAAGGTGTTGCGTAACGCATCGCTGTGCTCAAGGAGCGAATACTGGCAGGCAAGCAACACGATGTCGGGAGTCGGGTCATCACCGGCCATTGCCTGGACCACAGCATTCGGCGTATTGACGCCGAAGCCCCATGCCTTGATGAGCCCCTCATCACGCATCTTTTCAAGCTCAACCATCGCCCCTGTGCGCGCAATGCGATACGCCGCTTCCCAACCGCCTTCCAGTTCGCTGTTATCGGGCGAGATGTCATGGATAAACACGATATCGATACGCGGCAGCCCCAGCCGCTGCAGGCTGTCTTCCACGGAACGCCGTGCGCCTGCCGCGGTGTAGTCATACCGGTAGTTGAAGGGCGCGGGTGACTTCCAGATGGCATGGTCCGCGCGGGGGCCACCCGCGGCAGTCAAAACGCGTCCTACCTTGGTGGAGACCACATAGTCGTTCGGATGTTTGCCGTGCAGAAAGCGGCCTACCCGATATTCACTCAAACCAAACCCGTAGAACGGCGACGTGTCGTAAAGCCTTACACCCGCGTCCCAGGCGGCCTGTAGAACCAGGCCCGCCTGCTCGTCGCTGAGCGGCGCAAAGATATTGCCAATCTGTGTCCCGCCCATGCCAAAGCGTTGAGGCGTCATGTATCGCAGGGTAGGCGAGGGTGAATTGAGGGGCAGGCCTGTGCGCACTGGCCGGCCTTCAGTACGCATCACGCTCCCGCGCTCTGTCAGTAAAGAGGGCGCTGGGGCTGCCGAACTGGCGACACTCGAGGCTGGCAGCAAAGCGGCTGCAACAGTACCCACTGCCGAGTAAGTAAGAAAATCTCGTCTGTCCATCCAACGTTCCTTTCGCGACCGAGGTTTCACGGGATCATCGAAGCCGGTATTCGTACTGGAAGTTAGAACAACGAGGGTTGGCCGGGTGACCCTAATACGCCATATTTTTTGCACAATCCTGCCGATGCGCTTGTGTTGGTCACGCACTCTCAGCAGACTCGAACATTCCGTAAACAGGGGCGCATGTAATGACGAGCGGTTCCTTCTCGCAGTTCGGTTCCGGCCATCTGCATTCTCTGGCGTTGCGCGATCCCATACAGCCCAACGAGCGTCTCCAGGCGCTCAGGCGGCTGATCGAAAAAGTCACCCGGCAGATTGGTTTGAACGAGGTCTGCAAAACATCGATTCCAGGTCTGGCCTTTTATCGAATGGCTGACCTGGGTACGCCCACTTACTGCATTTATGAGCCTTGCGTGGCCATCATTCTGCAGGGCGCGAAGGAGATCACGTTCGGTGAGGAGGCCTGTGAGTTCGGGCAGGGGGCGTTCTTCGTCACGTCGGTCGACATCCCCACACTGGCCCGTGTTACCGCTGCCAGCGAGGAAACCCCCTATTTATCCGTCGTGTTGAAGCTCAACCTTTCCATGCTCAACGAGGTGATCCAGACCTTGGAACCGCCTGCGCAGGAAATGGCTACTCAAGCGCGGGGCTTCGTATCCGGTGCGGCGTCGAGTGAGATGCTCGACGCATTCGCTCGACTCGCTACGCTGATCGAACGGCCGCTTGAAGCAGGCTTGATGTCGGATCTGATCAAGCGGGAAATATGCGTTCGGCTATTGCTAAGTAGTGCAGGGCACTGGCTGCGCAGCGTCACCCGCGACGGTTATCGAGACAAGGGCATCGTGAGAGCCATTGAATGGCTGAAACATCACTACGACAAACCGCTGCACGTGGCCGATCTCGCCGAACGATCAGGAATGGCCAGCTCTACGCTGCATCACAGTTTTCGCAAGCTCACAGGCACCAGCCCTGTTCAGTATCAAAAGGCGTTACGGCTGCAAGCCGCACGCAGCCTGATGTTGACCGATCGTGTTGACGTGAACACCGCCGCGTTGCGCGTCGGCTATGAAAGTGTCGCTCAATTCAGCCGTGAATATGCCCGGCGTTTCGGAGCCCCGCCCTCGAGAGACATCAAGCACGTACGGGAGCAGGGCGGACTGCTCGACTAGCGACGCTTCAAAGGGGAATGTGGGTGGTCGACAAGACCTGACGCAAGCCCATGAACGATCGAATCTGG includes:
- a CDS encoding LysR family transcriptional regulator; this translates as MELVWLEDLSALAEYGSFVRAAEARHVTQPAFSRRVRSLENWMGVELFVRTPQGATLTEAGRQILPSAQEAARHLYRMRNEAQEVAGIAAKSLQFAATHSLSFTFFPKWLRSSENGAPIEAVKLHSDSMAVCEQMLIHGQVQFLLCHRHPDVPPLLAPDQFTSKKVGEDVLVPLASASTHFGTSPAALPYLAYTHESGLGRIVAHRLRGKEDYLHLKPLFSSHLAAVLMSMALESKGVAWLPKSLTEQEVLDGRLVRALDESWDIPLEIHLTRPKAILSQSAEEFWSRAGSDPQAPT
- a CDS encoding mandelate racemase/muconate lactonizing enzyme family protein, encoding MRIVDIREKTVSIASPIANAYIDFSKMTCSVVAVITDVIRDGKPVIGYGFNSNGRYGQGALMRDRFLARITEADPDTLVDHENNNLDPFAIWKTLMTNEKPGGHGERSVAVGTIDMAVWDAVAKIEGKPLYRLLADRYRNGVADDKVWVYAAGGYYYPGKDQTKLKAEMQSYLDRGYDVVKMKIGAVPLDEDIRRIEAVLEVVGDGRRLAVDANGRFDLQTGIAYAEAIKQYNLFWYEEIGDPLDYALQAELANHYELPMATGENLFSHQDARNLLRHGGMRPDRDFLQFDCALSYGLVEYMRTLKVMEDMGWSSRRVVPHGGHQMSLNIAAGLHLGGNESYPDVFQPFGGFADGIKVENSYVGLPDIPGVGFEAKSALYAVMRELGEG
- a CDS encoding aldo/keto reductase; the encoded protein is MDRRDFLTYSAVGTVAAALLPASSVASSAAPAPSLLTERGSVMRTEGRPVRTGLPLNSPSPTLRYMTPQRFGMGGTQIGNIFAPLSDEQAGLVLQAAWDAGVRLYDTSPFYGFGLSEYRVGRFLHGKHPNDYVVSTKVGRVLTAAGGPRADHAIWKSPAPFNYRYDYTAAGARRSVEDSLQRLGLPRIDIVFIHDISPDNSELEGGWEAAYRIARTGAMVELEKMRDEGLIKAWGFGVNTPNAVVQAMAGDDPTPDIVLLACQYSLLEHSDALRNTFPALSRKGTSVVVGTPLNDGFLGGRSRYNFSLDLPAGAVEKRARIMAVAKRHGIDIHTAALQFAAAHPQVSAIIPGARTPGQIVSNVQAMKVGIPAAFWEELKSRNLIDAQAPVPS
- a CDS encoding AraC family transcriptional regulator — protein: MTSGSFSQFGSGHLHSLALRDPIQPNERLQALRRLIEKVTRQIGLNEVCKTSIPGLAFYRMADLGTPTYCIYEPCVAIILQGAKEITFGEEACEFGQGAFFVTSVDIPTLARVTAASEETPYLSVVLKLNLSMLNEVIQTLEPPAQEMATQARGFVSGAASSEMLDAFARLATLIERPLEAGLMSDLIKREICVRLLLSSAGHWLRSVTRDGYRDKGIVRAIEWLKHHYDKPLHVADLAERSGMASSTLHHSFRKLTGTSPVQYQKALRLQAARSLMLTDRVDVNTAALRVGYESVAQFSREYARRFGAPPSRDIKHVREQGGLLD